The sequence below is a genomic window from Selenomonas ruminantium subsp. lactilytica TAM6421.
TGGTGGCATTATAGAAATCCTTGAGATTCTCGATTTTATTCATTTTCCAGGTGCCATCTTCCAGCTGGATCATACGGATTTTCAATTCATAATCGGCATTGAGGGATTCATCATGAAGCCCCATAGCAACTACTGTGCCGGTACCATCTTTTTCTGTGGATTTCACGCCGGTGAATTTCAGCTTATCGGCATTGGTTTCCTTTAACAGATTTTCTGCCGGATTCTCTTTTTGGCGTTTGGATTTTTTTCCGCCATCCTTTTTATCATCGAGATCTTTGAATTCGCCTGTTTCCACATATTCTTTGACGGAGGATTCAATCAGGCTCGTCAGCGTCGGCTTCAGCAGCTTGGCAAAGTTGGCGGCCAAGGCTTTGGTCTGGGCGTCCATGGTCGTATCTTCCTCCAGGGATATTTCAATGATATCGTCAAAGGCTGAGTCGGCCAGACTCTTGGTATCCACATGACGGCTGAACTTTTCCCAGTTGTGTTCTTTGACGGAATCCTGAATCAATTGCAGGGAATAAGCAGGGGTGCGTTTGTAATACATATAGCCGCCGACACCGCAGGCAATCAGGACGACTGCCACGACTAAGGCAACCAATTTCTTATTCCAGCATTTACCCGTTTCTTTGTTTTCCATTTCTTCCATTTAAACATCATCTCCTCATTTTACATACAGAGACATCATAGCATTATTTGCAAACAATTACAATTAAAGCAAGATTAGAAATTAATCGCTATGAAATTGCAATGATTGACTTATAGATATAGACATTTGACAAGCTGGAAAGTATGCCATATGATAAAAAAGAAAGAGGATGAAAGAAGGGAAAAAATTGTTAAGCAATACAACCACAAGGGCATTGGCCATATTCACAGCGGTGGCGACTACAGCAGCTTTTGCCAATTGGATGAGCGAGGACGGGGAAGTCCCCGCAGGCCAGGCGGCAAATGAGAATGTTTTGACGGATAGCGAGGGGAATGAGTACACCTTAACCCAGAATGATGATGGCTCGGAAACTGCCACCTATGATGACGGACGGACGGTTACCTTCAAGCGGGAGGACGATGGCAATCTGAGCATCCTGAGCGGTTCAGCTTCCCTGCTGGCAGGCTTGGCGGCCGGGTATTATCTGTTTCATGGGCTCAGCAATGGCCGCGGCGGTTACTACAATGCCAAGACGCATCGTTATACCACCTTCGATCCGGTGCAGCCGGTCAAGGACAAAGAGGATCAGTCTTCCAGTTCCAGCGGCAGTCGCAGCAGTTCTTCCAGCCGTAAGACTACCAGTGCTTCCACGAGCAAGAGCAGTACGAGCAGTACGAAGAGTACGGCCAAGAGTAGTTCGACCGGTTCCAAGAGTGGCTTCGGTTCTGCCGGCTCAAGAAGTTCATCCTCGTAAGAAGTGAAGGAGATAGGATATGTGTGATGATTGGCGGGATTTACTGAACCGCAATATTTTCCCTTTTGTGGAGTATGAAGGATATGAGGACAAATATCCCACGAAAAATATCGCGCTGATCAGCCGCGAACGGGCTGAGGAATTGCGCTATGTCAGCGGCGTTCTCTATGGAGCCTTTCAGCGGGCGGTCAGCGTATGCCAACGGTGCGGGGAGAATTTCCTGGTGGATCTGGAGATTCCGCCCCAGCTGATTCCGTATCTGACCAAGGAGAATCCCTTGCATCTGTCCACCTGGCTTTCCCGGTTCGATTATGTATTGGACAAGCAGGGCAATCTCCATATGGTGGAAATCAATGCCGATACCCCCTGCGCCGTGGTGGAGGCTTATTATGGCAATACGGTGGCCTGCACCCATTTCGAGCAGGAAAATCCCAATGAGGGAGAATACGACCGCTTGTGCCAATGGCTCAATGAGATTTTCCTGGCTTCTCATCCCGGCGTCAGCATCAGCACGGGGCGGTTTCATCGCAAGCATCCCTTTCTGTTTGCCTGTTTCCATGATTATGATGAGGATCTGACTACGACAAGATTCCTGATGAATGCCATGCGGCAGAATACCATGGCGGTGGAGGCCGATGATGCCATCTGCTTCACGTCGTTCTACGATCTGGCGGTGCGGAATGATGGCAGTATCCTGCTGCCGGATGGGCGTACGGCCAATGCCATCTATCGCCTGCATCCGCTGGAGATCCTGATTGAGGAAACGACGCCGGAAGGCGATACCTTGGGCAAGGATTTCATGGATGGCTATCTCCATGACCGCTTCATCATGTTCAATCCGCCTGAGGCGATCATCATGCAGTCCAAGGCGTTCCAGGCATTGGTCTGGGCCTTGAATCAGCAGTCCGGTGCCAAGCGGGTGTTTACCGCTGAGGAAGCGGATATCATCAGCCGCTATATGCTGCCCTCCTATTTTGCCCGGGACTTTACCCCGGATAAAATGCCCCCTGGTTCGGATTGGATCAAGAAGCCCATCTGGGGGAGGGAAGGTGCCGGTATCGAGGTGCTGGACAGACAGGGGGTGAAGCTCGTAAAGGATGTGGATGCGGAAGATATCGTGCGCCGGGACAGCAAGGACGATATGTATCAGCTCTTCGTGGATCAGCAGGAATGTGAAGCCGATACGGACAGCGGGCGGCTGAAAGGCTATGAGACGCTGAGCTGCTTTATGCTGGGCAAGAACCCCAGTGCCCTCTATGCCCGCTTCTCGCCGGAGCAGATTGCCGGTACGGAAGCATATTGGCTCCCATTGGGATTGCAATAATATTCAAAATAATTATTTTCTATTACTTAGGGATAGATTTTTCCTAGTAAATATGATAAGATAGGTTTCAGACAATAATAGCAAACAATACCTTACCTTTCCCCAAGATGTAAGGAAAAATTTATGGGAGTGTGAAAGAACTATGTTTTTGGAAGAACGCCAGGAAATTATTCTGAACATGTTAGCCCGTGACGGCAAGGTTCGCGTACGTGAACTCAGCGAGAAGTTCAAGGTCACTGAAGACTGCATCCGCAAGGACTTGGGTGCTCTGGAGAAGAAGGGCAAGCTCAAACGTACTTACGGTGGTGCTGTACGCATCCGTGAAAACAGCCATATGCTGGAGGTCAGCAAGCATCGCAATACCGACGTGGAGGCCAAGCAGCGCATTGCTCAGGCTGCTGTAAAGCTCATCCATGAACGTGATATGGTGTTCCTGGATATCTCCACTAGCAATCTGGCCATTGCCGAACTGCTCGTGAAGATGGATCAGGATATCACGGTTGTGACCAATATGATCGATATCCTTGTGGTGCTGGCCCGCAATCCGAAAATCCGCGTGGTCTTCGCCGGCGGCAAGATCAACAAGAGCCGCGATGGTTTCTGGGGCGGCATGACGCTGGACTTCATCTCCCGTCTGAAACCGGATATCGCTTTTGTCGGTGCGGTAGGCGTTGATGTCAAGGAAAACAGTGTTTCCACCTATGATATCGATGACGGCATCAACAAGGCGGCCATCATCCGCCACAGCAAGAAGGCTTATGTGGTGGCTGAAGCCCGCAAGCTCAGCACCGATGGCAACTACAACTACACGACGCTGGATACCCTGTCCGGTCTGATCACCGATACGCTGCCGGCTCAGGATATCCAGGAAGCGGCTGATTCTTACGGAGTGGAAATCATCCTGCCATGAGTATGAATTTTCCCTCAAGACTCAGCTGGGAAAATTTTCATAGGGTTATAGTAGAAGGACTGAAGGTATATGCTTTTTACCTGGCAGTCCTTTCCCTTTTCCGGCTCTTTTTTATCCTGTGGCTCCATGATTACTGGGGGCCGAATACCGGCAATGACGATATTTTGTTAGCACTCTGGCGGGGCAGCCGTTTGAGCATGCAGACGGCGGGAGCGCTGACTTTAATAAGTTTTGTGCCGGCCTTTGCCGCGCATTATCTTTGGCCAAAAGTTGAAAAATACTTGTGGCTGGGCATAAATGGTTTGCTTTTGGGCGCCCTGTCTGTGCTTTATATGGCCAGCTTTCCCTATTACCGCATCTATCGCATGAATTTCAATCAGATGATCTTCACGGGCATGAATGAGGATTGGACTGCCCTGTTTTGGACCATGGTGGATCAGTACGGCCTGTTGCCAAGGTTTGCGGGGGCTGTGGTGCTGGCCTTGGTGTTATGGCAGTTCCTGCGCAGGTTATTGGCCTGGGAAGTTCCCTTGCTGCCCATTCGTCATTGGCCGCTTTGGCAGAAGTTGGCGGTGCGGGCGACGTTCCTCTATGGGGTATATATTGCCGTGCTGTTGGGCATCTTCGGCGGCAGTTTGGGCTGGCAGACGGCGGTGGACTGGGAAAATGCCGGTGTGACCAAGGATGAGTTCCTGAACGAGGCCATCCTGGACAATCCCCAGGCCATCTACCGGGCCTATAGTCTCAACAGTCGCATGCTGGCCTGCAATGGGCTGGATTTCACCATGGAGGATATCCGGCAGTTGGCGGCCAACCTGAGCGGCAAACCGGCGGATACCGACAACCTCGATGTTTATCTGCAGAAAAGCGTGGTACAGGGGACGGATAATCCTCCCCGTCATGTCTTTGTGATCCTTTCGGAGAGTCTGGCCAACTGGCCTTTATTGGACAAGTACAAGGATATTCCTATTGCGGAGGATTTGCGTGCTTTGGTCGCAGAGCAGGATACGGATTACTGTCCCACATTCCTGCCAAATGGGGCTAGCACCGTGTCGGCAGTGACCGGCGTGGTAACGGGCTGGGCAGATGCCAACCTCTATCTGACCACCATGCCGGAGTCCTTTGCAGCGCCCTATTCTACGGCTTCGGCTCCACAAATGGCAAAGCTCGGCTATGACACGAACTTCTTCTATGCCGGGCCTGCCACCTGGGAGCGGATTGGCGCTTTTACCCAGGCTCAGGGCTTTGCCCATTTCTACAGCCGGGGCGATTTCGGTGATGTACCGGGCAGCGTCTGGGGATGCGAGGATGAATGCCTTTACGCCAATGTGTTGGAGCGTCTGACGGATGCCCCCAGCTTCAATGTAATTCTCAATGCTTCCAATCATTCGCCTTACGATGTGGATGTGGAAGCCAAGGGCTATGACAAGGAAAAAGTGCGGGCGGCACTGCCTGCAGAACATCAGCAGGACGAAGAACTGCTGCGGGAACTGGGCCATTACTGGTATGCCCAGCGGGAACTGGCAAAATTCGTCCGGGAGGTCAAGGAAAAGTATCCGGACAGCCTGGTTCTCATTGTAGGAGATCATGGCGACCGCTACAATATCGAAAAGCAGCCCGATATGTATGCCCGTTATGGCATTCCTTTCATTTTGACTGGTCAGAATGTCCATAAAGGCACATTGCTGGCGGACAGCGCCGGCAGTCAGATCGATATATTCCCCACGCTGATGGAGCTGGTGGCACCAAAGGGCACAAATTACATGGCCCTGGGGCAGAGCCTAACGACTACCAGCAATAAAGGCGTCAACTATGGCTTTTGGATCACGCGCAAGGCCATCGGCAAGGCGGATACCACGCCTTTGGTGCCGGAGGCTGTTGCTGGCAGCGAAAATCCCGCTGTTGACGACCAGGTCATGCAGGATTATATCAACGCGATCAGAGCCATTTCCTGGTGGCGGCCAAAGTATGGACCGATTTTGGACCAAAAGATATTGGATGAAAAAGGAAGATAACGCAAAATGCTGGATATTACAAATTGTAATCTCTGCCCGCGCCGCTGTGGTGTCAACCGCACTCAGCGGGCGGGCTTTTGCGGTGCGGGAGATAAGGTACGGATTGCCCTGGTATCCCTGCACCAATGGGAAGAACCTTGTCTTGTGGGAGAGAAGGGTGCTGGTACGGTGTTTTTCTCTTATTGCAATCTGCGCTGTGTTTACTGTCAGAATCATGCAATCAGTCATGATGGCAAGGGGATGGAGGTCAGCATAGAGCGGTTGGCAGAGATTTTTCTGGAACAACAGGCGCGGGGGGCGGCTACTTTGGATTTGGTAACGCCCACCCATTATGTGCCGCAGATAATTGCTGCTTTAGACATGGCCAAAGAAAAAGGCTTTCATTTGCCGGTGGTTTACAATAGCAGTGGCTATGAGACGGTAGAGACGATTGAAGCCCTGCGGGGCTATGTGGATATTTTCCTGCCGGACTTGAAATATAAAGAGGAAGCCAGCGGCAGGGAATATTCAGCGGCGGCAGATTATTTTGCCCAGGCCAGCGCCGCGATTGCAAAGATGGTGGAGATAACCGGACCTGTGCAGTTTGCTTCTGATGGCCGGCTGACAAAAGGCGTGCTGGTGCGCCATATGATCCTGCCCGGCCACCGTCATGAAAGTATGGCTATCGTGAAGTGGCTCTGGGAAAAATTCGGGAAAACTATTCAGGTCAGCCTGATGAGCCAGTACACGCCCATGTATAAAGCCTGTGAGCATAAAAAGATAAACCGTCGCTTGACCACCTTTGAGTATGAGTCGGTAGTGGACTATGCCCTGAGCCTGGGCTTGGAAAATGCCTATATACAGGAAAGGCGCAGTGCTTCGGAAGAATACGTGCCGGATTTCAACGGCGCCGGGGTGCAGGGCTGTCTTAGATAATATGTAGTGACCCCCATTTGCAAGCATCTGTCCTGCTTTGTATGGGGACTGATGACCGGCCATACTGCTTAATATAAGTGGCCTAAAAAGCTGCCGGAAGGCATCTTGAAGAGACTTTGGCATATTCAAAATGCCTTCTGGCAGAGGAAAAATTGGTGCTTGACAAAAGGCACTGTAATAAACTGTGTAGCAAAAGCCATTTTCTTGTGCTAGAATAAAGTTAAGGAGAAGGCTTCGAGTGGAGAATATTTATGAACACTTATATAGAACGTATACGACAGATGGTACAGTCTATGCTGGCTGATGAAGATGCAAAAATATATCTTTTCGGATCCTGGGCACGAGGTACCGCACGGCATGGTTCGGATGTGGATGTGGCGGTAGAATTTTCAGGTATGCCTAATGAGCGGAAAATTTCTGACCTGCGGGAGCAGCTGGAAGAATCGACCATTCCTTATCGTGTGGATATTGTAGATATGAGCAAAGCCGCAGAGTCATTGCGTGAAGAAATCAGAAGGGATGGTATTCGATGGACCTGATAGATAGCAAGCGCTTTCAAGGGGCGGGAAGAGCATTGGAACGTCTGCATGAAGCGGTGAGCAAGGATAATCTAAGTGAAATCGAGCGTGACGGATTGATTCAGCGGTTTGAATTTTGTTTTGAAATCATGTGGAAATGCGGCAAGGATTATCTGTATGACCATGAAGGTTTGGATGTGGCCTCGCCTAAAAAGGTAATTCGCTGTCTGCGTGAGGTGGGAATTTTTAGCGATGTAGAAACGGAACAGGCATTAAAAATGGTAGATGACCGAAATTTGACTGCTCATACCTATGACGAAGAAATGGCAAAAGAATTGGCAGAACGTATATATGTTTACGAATCATTGTTGCAAGCGTGGTATAGTAAAATGGTAAACCAAAAATATGAGCTTGGACCGGGAATGGAAGACCCATCAATGGTGAAGATCAGCCAGTAATCACGTATAATGAAGAAAGTAAGTGTTTACAGTTTGCAGGTAATATAATGAGTGGAAAATTAGAGAACTTCAAATTAGTAAAAGATGATAAAGCATATCAAGAAGTAAAAGATGCAATAAAAAAAGCAAACAAAGAACAAGCCGAGAAAAAATAATATAAAAACGTGTGTATTCCTTGTACGTATGGGAATACACGCGTTTTTTATATTTGAGAAAAAATCTTTTAGTGATATAATGGGGCTACGGTTGGTGAGTTGGAGTTAGCGTATAACTTGTCGAATCGTCATGAGAGCATGGCTATCGTGAAGTGGCTCTGGAAAAATATTCAGGTCAGCTTGATGAGCCAGTACACGCCCATGTATAAAGCCTGTGAGCATAAAAAGATAAACCGCCGTCTGACCACCTTTGAATATGAGTCCATGGTGGACTACGCCTTGAGTTTAGGGCTGGAAAATGCCTATATACAGGAACGGCGCAGTGCTTCCGAAGAATACGTACCGGATTTCAACGGCGCCGGGGTGCAGGAAAGTGATTGACCTTGTGGTTTCCTGCTGCATCCGCTATAATAAAGCCAATATAACGAGATGAGGAACGCCCCATGCAGATCCAGGTGGCAGAAGTCGCCATTGAAGTTCAGAAAAAGAAAATCAAGAATATGCACCTGTATGTCAAACCACCCTGCGGCAGGGTGGTTATTTCTGCGCCTATGCGCGTGCCCAACAAGACGATTGAATCATTTGCCCGCCAGAACCTTCCCTGGGTGCGGCGGCAGATTGAAAAATTCCGGAAGCAGCCTCAGCCTGCCAAAAGGCAGTTTGTGTCAGGGGAGAAGATTTATCTATGGGGCGCGGCTTATGGCCTTGTGGTTATCGAATCCGCAAAGCCTGCCTATAAAATCATGGGGGATAAGATCCTGCTGTATCTGCCGAAAAAATCCTCCGTGGAATGGCGGGAGAAATTTATGCGGGAGGTCTATCGGGCAGAACTCATAAAGAAGACAGAAATGCTTATGCCAAAATGGGAGGCAATCACCGGTCTTAAAGCCAATGCATGGCGTACCAAATACATGAAAACCCGCTGGGGCACCTGCAATATTGTGGCGAAGCGAATCTGGCTCAATGTTCAGTTGGCAGAGAAACCGACGGTGTGTCTGGAATATGTGATACTTCACGAATTGACGCATCTGGTTGAAAAATATCATAATAAGCGGTTTTATGGCCTGGTAGCCAAATTTATGCCAAATTGGCGGGAAGTCAGGGCACGGTTAAATAATTTGCGTATGGAGGCAGCAGAGTAATATCTGCCCTTGTTTTTTTCAGATGTTCATCATATAATGTAGGAATTGCTATAGGAAAAGGAGTGATAGGCATGCAGTGGGCGGAAGTCAGCATTCAGACCACCCATGAGGCCACGGATGTGGTGGCGGAGATTTATCATGATTTGGGAGCCTCCGGCGTTGTGATTGAAGATCCGGAGATGCTTAATAATTATATTGATGCCGGTCAGTGGGATTTTTCGGACATTGAGCGGGCGGCTGATACCAGTATTGTCACGGTCAAGGCTTATTTGCCGGTGAACGAGGATCTGGACGACAAACTGCGTACTTTTGAACTGCGGATCAAGGAGTTCAAGGCTATGGCCGATGATGATATGGAAAAAGGCCCCTGCACGATTTCCTGGAACACGGTGCGGGACGAGGATTGGGCCGATAATTGGAAGGCCTATTTCCATCCGGAAAAGGTTGGCGGCATGATTGTCATCAAACCAACTTGGGAGGATTATGAGGCCAGCCCCGATGATATCGTGATTGAACTGGATCCGGGCGCTGCTTTTGGTACGGGTACTCATCCGACTACGGCTATGTGCATCCGGGAATTGGAAACGCTGGTCAAGGGCGGCATGCGTGTCTTTGATGTGGGCACGGGCTCCGGTGTGCTTTCCATTGCGGCGGCGAAGCTTGGCGCTACGGATGTTACGGCCATGGACTACGATAAGGTAGCCGTGGAGGTGGCAGAAGAAAATATCCGCCAGAATGGTGTGGAAGATGTTGTCAGGACCGGTGTCAGCGATATCCTGAAATCCTTTGACGGCAAGGCAGATTTGGTGGTGGCGAA
It includes:
- a CDS encoding HI0074 family nucleotidyltransferase substrate-binding subunit, giving the protein MDLIDSKRFQGAGRALERLHEAVSKDNLSEIERDGLIQRFEFCFEIMWKCGKDYLYDHEGLDVASPKKVIRCLREVGIFSDVETEQALKMVDDRNLTAHTYDEEMAKELAERIYVYESLLQAWYSKMVNQKYELGPGMEDPSMVKISQ
- a CDS encoding M48 family metallopeptidase; protein product: MQIQVAEVAIEVQKKKIKNMHLYVKPPCGRVVISAPMRVPNKTIESFARQNLPWVRRQIEKFRKQPQPAKRQFVSGEKIYLWGAAYGLVVIESAKPAYKIMGDKILLYLPKKSSVEWREKFMREVYRAELIKKTEMLMPKWEAITGLKANAWRTKYMKTRWGTCNIVAKRIWLNVQLAEKPTVCLEYVILHELTHLVEKYHNKRFYGLVAKFMPNWREVRARLNNLRMEAAE
- a CDS encoding DeoR/GlpR family DNA-binding transcription regulator → MFLEERQEIILNMLARDGKVRVRELSEKFKVTEDCIRKDLGALEKKGKLKRTYGGAVRIRENSHMLEVSKHRNTDVEAKQRIAQAAVKLIHERDMVFLDISTSNLAIAELLVKMDQDITVVTNMIDILVVLARNPKIRVVFAGGKINKSRDGFWGGMTLDFISRLKPDIAFVGAVGVDVKENSVSTYDIDDGINKAAIIRHSKKAYVVAEARKLSTDGNYNYTTLDTLSGLITDTLPAQDIQEAADSYGVEIILP
- the mntA gene encoding type VII toxin-antitoxin system MntA family adenylyltransferase antitoxin, giving the protein MNTYIERIRQMVQSMLADEDAKIYLFGSWARGTARHGSDVDVAVEFSGMPNERKISDLREQLEESTIPYRVDIVDMSKAAESLREEIRRDGIRWT
- a CDS encoding glutathionylspermidine synthase family protein; protein product: MCDDWRDLLNRNIFPFVEYEGYEDKYPTKNIALISRERAEELRYVSGVLYGAFQRAVSVCQRCGENFLVDLEIPPQLIPYLTKENPLHLSTWLSRFDYVLDKQGNLHMVEINADTPCAVVEAYYGNTVACTHFEQENPNEGEYDRLCQWLNEIFLASHPGVSISTGRFHRKHPFLFACFHDYDEDLTTTRFLMNAMRQNTMAVEADDAICFTSFYDLAVRNDGSILLPDGRTANAIYRLHPLEILIEETTPEGDTLGKDFMDGYLHDRFIMFNPPEAIIMQSKAFQALVWALNQQSGAKRVFTAEEADIISRYMLPSYFARDFTPDKMPPGSDWIKKPIWGREGAGIEVLDRQGVKLVKDVDAEDIVRRDSKDDMYQLFVDQQECEADTDSGRLKGYETLSCFMLGKNPSALYARFSPEQIAGTEAYWLPLGLQ
- a CDS encoding LTA synthase family protein, giving the protein MSMNFPSRLSWENFHRVIVEGLKVYAFYLAVLSLFRLFFILWLHDYWGPNTGNDDILLALWRGSRLSMQTAGALTLISFVPAFAAHYLWPKVEKYLWLGINGLLLGALSVLYMASFPYYRIYRMNFNQMIFTGMNEDWTALFWTMVDQYGLLPRFAGAVVLALVLWQFLRRLLAWEVPLLPIRHWPLWQKLAVRATFLYGVYIAVLLGIFGGSLGWQTAVDWENAGVTKDEFLNEAILDNPQAIYRAYSLNSRMLACNGLDFTMEDIRQLAANLSGKPADTDNLDVYLQKSVVQGTDNPPRHVFVILSESLANWPLLDKYKDIPIAEDLRALVAEQDTDYCPTFLPNGASTVSAVTGVVTGWADANLYLTTMPESFAAPYSTASAPQMAKLGYDTNFFYAGPATWERIGAFTQAQGFAHFYSRGDFGDVPGSVWGCEDECLYANVLERLTDAPSFNVILNASNHSPYDVDVEAKGYDKEKVRAALPAEHQQDEELLRELGHYWYAQRELAKFVREVKEKYPDSLVLIVGDHGDRYNIEKQPDMYARYGIPFILTGQNVHKGTLLADSAGSQIDIFPTLMELVAPKGTNYMALGQSLTTTSNKGVNYGFWITRKAIGKADTTPLVPEAVAGSENPAVDDQVMQDYINAIRAISWWRPKYGPILDQKILDEKGR
- a CDS encoding radical SAM protein yields the protein MLDITNCNLCPRRCGVNRTQRAGFCGAGDKVRIALVSLHQWEEPCLVGEKGAGTVFFSYCNLRCVYCQNHAISHDGKGMEVSIERLAEIFLEQQARGAATLDLVTPTHYVPQIIAALDMAKEKGFHLPVVYNSSGYETVETIEALRGYVDIFLPDLKYKEEASGREYSAAADYFAQASAAIAKMVEITGPVQFASDGRLTKGVLVRHMILPGHRHESMAIVKWLWEKFGKTIQVSLMSQYTPMYKACEHKKINRRLTTFEYESVVDYALSLGLENAYIQERRSASEEYVPDFNGAGVQGCLR
- the prmA gene encoding 50S ribosomal protein L11 methyltransferase; this encodes MQWAEVSIQTTHEATDVVAEIYHDLGASGVVIEDPEMLNNYIDAGQWDFSDIERAADTSIVTVKAYLPVNEDLDDKLRTFELRIKEFKAMADDDMEKGPCTISWNTVRDEDWADNWKAYFHPEKVGGMIVIKPTWEDYEASPDDIVIELDPGAAFGTGTHPTTAMCIRELETLVKGGMRVFDVGTGSGVLSIAAAKLGATDVTAMDYDKVAVEVAEENIRQNGVEDVVRTGVSDILKSFDGKADLVVANIIADIIIMLFDELDEHLAEGGHLLASGIIAERLADVTEACLAHGFVVDKVTEERGWVAMTISRGEGK